Genomic window (Gelria sp. Kuro-4):
GCCCAGCTCAAAGTAGTACCGTCCATCTTCCCGCCTCTCCCAGCCTTGCAGGCGCACGCCGGAGCCGAAGGTCGCCTGAACGTTGGCCAGCAAAACAGCAACCTCTTGGGGTTCCAACGTGGTTCCGGTCAGGGAGAGCGCGTTTTTCTCAAGGGAAAGGGAGGCTAAGGTTACTCCGGGCGGCAGGAGGGCTTCAAGGGCCGCCAGGTGTGGGAGCGGGTTTAATCCTTCCTCTTGTTTCTGCAGCAGAAAGGCCTCGCGCTTTTCGGCCCGCTCCGTTTCTGCCTGGAGCTTTTGCCGCGCAGCGGCCAGGGCGCGCAGGGGCGTCAGCTTCCCGGCGAGCGCCTCCTGCTCGCGCCTTAGTTGAGTCGCCTCCTGGTGAAACCGGCCGGCAGGAAGGGCCAGGAGGGCGGCGAGAAGTAAACAGGAGAGAAAAAAGGCGGTGACTTTTCTTCTGCGGCGGCGCTCCGCCACATAGGCCGGCGGAAGGAGATTAAGTCGTGGCGCGGTGTGAGAATGCATGCTTTTCTACCTCACCCAAAGCTAATCCCACTGCGGTGGCCAGGAGATGGCCGGGAACCTGGTGCGAATTGCCTTCCCCCACCGCCTTTTCTCCGGCCACCTGGACAGGGATTCCCAGACCGGCCTCCAGCTGGGCGAGGAAAGCCGTCTCGTGCACCAGCCCGCCGGTGCACAGGCAGGTACCGAAATGTGGGGCACCCCTGTGCTGCTGGAGGAAAAAGTAATCGGCGCTCCGTCGGATCTCCCCCACCACCCTTTCCCAGGCATCCGCGCCGGTACCAAACTCCTTCAGGGTGATGGTGCGCGCAAACTCCAGCCTTCCCTTATTTTGAACGATGATCTTCACGCTGGCCGCTCCCAGGTCTAAAATAAGAAACGGGTCGGCACTGGCGTCTGCTGCGGAGTGGGAACCGATGAAGCGCAGGAGTGCCAGCGGGCCCGGCTCCAGCACCTCCGGCACCAGGCGGGCTGCTGCCAGGGTGCTGAGGAGGGAGGTTACCACAGCTTGGGGAGCGGTCGCCAGGAGCGCCACCGCCTTATCCGGCAGCATTTCCAAAGGCTGGACATCGTATTCCACTGCAGTCGCCGCGTAAGGGACGTACCGTTCCAATTCCCAGCGCAGGGACGTTTTGAGCTGCGCCGGCGAGAGCGGCGGCAGCTCCACCAAACGCAGGAGCAGACCGGAACCGTTCACCGCGCAGGCCACGCGGCGGGCCCGGCAGCCGGCGCGCTGCAGGGCCTTCTGTATGACGCGCCCTAGTTCGGCCGGTTGAAGCACTTGTCCATCGGCCACCGTTCCGGCAGGGGTGGCGATCACGCCGCTCCGCACCAGCTGCGGCTCCCTCCGGCCGCAAGCCACCTCGGCGAACTTTACCGCAGCGCTGCCGATATCGAGACCGAGCACCTGCCCCATCAGGCTTCCCCTTCGCCCTTTTGATGGCGCGGGGCCGCCAGCACCTGGCTGAAGGCGCGCGTCAGCGCAATGGCGATATCGGCGTTATACTGCTGGCTCAGCTGTTCGGCGCGGGCGTAAACCTCCCCCGTTTCGCTGACCACGTAGCGCGGCGGCAGGGCGTTAAGCGCCAGGGCCAGCACGTCGAGCCGGCAGCGTGGGCAGCGGCATGCCTCTGGAAAACGCCGCGCCACTTCAGAAAAATGCGCCGCTACGGCGGCCTCCATACAGTTTACGAGCTGCAATCTCGCTCTCCTCCCTTTTATTGGGTGGTTTCACCGGGTGGTAATGGTGGCGAAGTTCTCATACCAGGTTGACCTTGTAACCACGAACCCAGGCAAGGGCACAGTCAGCGCGCCGGTTGTCGGTTTTACGTAAGTGAAGCTGGAATTCCCGGCGAGGTGCATGGTACCGGCCACCGCTGTGCCCGTCAAGGAAACGCGGCCGGTGAAGGTCAAGCTGCCGGGGGTGTATAAAACAGCGCGGAGATGGTCGTTGCCATGCGCCACGATTCCTTCCCGCGCAGCGAGAAAGAGCACCCCCCCGCCGGCCGCCCTGACATCGCCTCTCAGCGTAAGGGTACCGGCGGCCACTACCGCGGCCCCGGCGGGAAAGGTGCCGGTAACCGTGGCATCGCCCTCGACAAAGGTCAGGCCGGGTGCGGCAGCGGGGCCTTGGACGGTTGTCCCCCCCGGCAACGCAGTTCGAGCCAGGGCCCGGTAAAGTGCGAACCCCTCTTGCGCCGCCCCGCCCCAGGGCGGTGCGATGGGATCCACCTCGGAAAACATGCCGCCCTCCACCCTATCCTCTTTTTTGCTCCAGACCTGCCCGGCTGCGCTGACGCTCCCTGTAACCGCGGCTGAGCCGCGCACGTCGATGTCGCCGTTGGCAAAGACATCCCCGTTTACCGTGACGTTACCGCTTAGGTTTAAGGTACCCTCATCCCCCATGTAGAGGGCGTAGTCAAAGGCCCGGTGCTGCGGGTAGGGTTCGAGGGTAAAGAGCCCGGTGAGGGTTTTCTGGGCGTTGCCGGCCTGCCCCTTGGCCGTAACTCGTACGGTCCGCCGCTGGGGGCCGAAGGCTGCTTCTTCTTCAAACTTGACCGCGTAAGAGCCGGTACTGAGCTCCCCGCTGAAGGAGGAACGGTCGGCGGGGTTAACCAGGAGCCGCGCCTCAGCGGCCGCAAGACCCGCTTCCGCCAGGTAAAAGGCCTGGGCTTCGCGCAGGCGGTTCCCGGCCAGGTGGGCGTTGACGCGGGCCGCCGAGGCCAGGGCCAGCCCCAGGAGGAGCAGGACGCTGGTGAGCACCAGGACCGTGATGAGGCCGGCCCCCCTTTGCGCTTGCTTCTCCATGGGCTCACCCTTTCTTGTTGCGCAGCCACACCTTGGTCGCCACCTCCACCGGTCGCCCCGCCGCTCGCGCCACCAAGCGTACGGCCACCACCCGGCCGTTTTCCGCCAGGGAGCACGTAAACGCGGCTATACCTTCCGCCACCGGGTTATGCGAGCCGTGGAGGGAGCGCTGCAACTGGTCCCCCACCAAGGTGTAGGTCACCTCCTCCCAGTGGGGCCGAAGGTAGCTTTCTACAGGACGTTGCACCTGGGGTACCTCAAGGTAAATCTTCGTGCCATCGCCTGCCAGGGTCACCGCGCGCGCCGCTTTAAGGTCGCGTTCCAGCCAGCTCAGCGCCACCCAGGCGCTCTGAAGCGCGTCGCTTTGCAGGTTTTCATTGTGCACCGCCTTAAGCTGCGCCTGAAAGAGGCTGGCTAAGCCGGTCATGAGGAGGGCCGTCAAGGAAACCGCCACCAGCACTTCCACCAGGGTAAAACCGGCCCTCCCGCCGGCGGCCTTACTCTGCCGGCAGCGCCAGGGTAACCAGTTCAATCCTTTTTTCATTTCCACCCTGCTCCCACTTGACGCTGACCTTGATCTCGCGCACGCCGCCGGGCCGGGGGGTTATGGCCACGGCGCGCTCAAAGAGCGGATCCGTCGGCACCGGCGCGAAATCCTCATCCTGCCAGGCCGCCGGGCCGAGCGCCAGAAGTTCTTCCAGACGGCTGGCGGCTAAGGATACGGCCCGGGCAGTATCCTCAGCCCCGGCGGTGGTTCGGCGGCTGGTGAGGGTAAGGGCCGTGAGCGGGGTAAGAACCAGCGCCAGGACCGCGACCGCGAGCAGTACTTCCACCAGGATGGCCCCACTTTTGTGCCGCCCTACCCTGGCCATTCTTTCTTCAACCACCTAATCCCTGCACCACCCGTACCCGACCTGTGGCCACCATGACTTTGACGGTAAGCAGGCCCCCCTGCTTATTTTGCAGCGGTATACTGGCCCCCGTATTGGGAGAGCCGCTGGGGTAAAACAAGAGCGGCGTCTTAGGTTGCAGGTAGTTGTTGGCGATGCTGATGCCTTCCGGCAGCCGGTGGAAGACGCCCTTTTCGCCGAAAGGCCCGGCCCTGTAGCCGTCGCGGCCATGGTCCAGCGAGTAAATGAACTGTATGTAGTACGCCCGCTCCTCCACCACAGCGCGGTTTTGCAGCTCGCGCAGGGTGCCGGCCAGCTCACGCGCCGCCTGCTGCAGGCTGAAAAAAGTCAAGAGCCTGCTTCCCTGCGGGACGGCCGCCAGAGACAAAACGCCGATCAGCGCCAGTACGAAAAGCAGCTCCACCAGCGTGAAACCCGCGTTACCCCGCCTGCGCATGGCCTACCTCCACACGTACCGAAAGTAAAGCTCCAGCAGCTCCGTACCCCACAGAGCGGCGCCCAGGCCGCCCGCCACCAGGAAAGGGCCGAAAGGGACGGCATCGGATCTTCTTTTCTTTTTCGCGAGAATAAGCCCGATTCCTGCCGCCGCGCCCAGAAAGAAGGCGAGAAAGAGCGCGGGCAAGACATTGGGCCAGCCAAGAAAGGCGCCCAGGGCGAGACCCAGCTTCACATCCCCGCCCCCCATGCCGCCGCGGCTGGCCCAGGCAATAAAAAGCAGCAGGGCGCAGCCCGCCAGCGCTCCCAGGAGGTAGGCCGGGCGCGGCCCGGGCGGTAAAAGCAAGGCGAGGGCCGCTCCACCGAGGGTGAAGGCGTCCGGGAGTACCAGGGTGTCAAGGTCGATGAGAGAGGCAGTGATAAAGAGGCTGCCCAGGGCCAGGGTGCGCAGGAGCTGCCACGTCGGGGCAAGCAGAAGCCCGGCGGCGACAAAAAACGCCCCGGTGCAGAGCTCCACTGCCGGGTAACGCGGCGAGATAGGAGCGCGACAAAAGCGGCAGCGCCCTCTAAGCCAGAGAAAACTCAGGACCGGTACTAGGTCCCAAGCCGCCAGGGTATGCCCGCATTTAGGACAGCGCGACCGCGGCCTAAGGAGCGACTCCCCCCGCGGCAGGCGGTGGGCCACCACGTTGAGGAAACTCCCTACCGTAAGGCCGAGGAGGGCGAGCAAGAAACTCAAGGGCGGTACAGGTAAGGCCATGTTTATTTCCTCGGTGTGCATTCGGTGCAGCCGGGACTCCATGAAGAGCTTAGTTGCCGCTTCCGCCTTCACTGGAATCTTCGCCCCACGTTTCAGAGCTTTGGGTTACTTCGTACTCATGGTGTTCGCAGGTCAGTGTGAAGGTTTTGTCATCTTTGCTTTCGTACTCATATTGCTTCTTCCCTGCCGGGCACTGCGGAATGCCTTTGAGATACCGATCTGTGAGATCATCCAAGTGGTCGGTAGAGGGGTACTTCTGATTGTCTAAATAATAAGATTCGAGCGCCGTTTCAATCTGCTTCATATTCGCCTTGCAGGCCGTGGCCTTGGCTTCGTCGCTGCGGCCTGCGACCTGCGGCACCGCGATCCCGGCCAGCACGCCGATGATGAGGACGACGATCAGGAGCTCGATCAGGGTGAAGCCGCCCTGGTTCTTCAGCAGTCTGCGCACCTTTTTCACCTCCTTTCGCGGGGATACTCGCGGCAACGGTCAGGTGACCATGGCCAGCGACGACAGCAGCGGGAGCATAAGCGCGAGAACGATAAAGCCGACAATGCCGCCGACGAATAGGATCAGGGCCGGCTCGGCCACCGCGGTGAGCACGGCCAGGTAGTGGTCGAGCTCGCGCTCGTAGAACGCTCCTACCTCCGCCAACATCTCTTCCAGATTACCGGCTTCCTCCCCCACCCGCACCATCTGTACCAGGGGCCCGGGGAAGATCCGGCTCTGTGCGAACAGGTCGGCCAGCGTCCCACCGCGCTGAATGCCGGCTTGGATGCGCTCAAGTTCGCTCACAAAGACATGGTTAAGGGCGGTTCGTTTCACCAGATCCAGCGCTGCCACCAGGGGAATGCCGCTTCGGAGGGCGAGACTCAGGCTGCGGCAGAAGCGGGCCAGGTGGGCGCGGAGCAGAAGGGGGCCGATGAGCGGGAGCTTCAGCACCCGGCCGTCGCGCCACCTGGAGCCGCGCCGGGTCGCCAGGAGAATGGAGGCCAAAGCGGTCAAAATGCCGCCGGCCAGGAGCAGCCGGAGCTGCCGCCGGGGCTCCCCCAGGGCTAAAAGAAGACGGGTGGGTGCGGGCAGTGCCGCCTGGACGTCGCCCAAGAGGCTCAGAAACTGGGGCAGGACCAGCCGCACCATGAGCAGAGAAACTGCGACGGCCAAACAGAGGACAAAGACCGGGTAGGCGGCGGCGCTCCCGAGTTTCTCCCGGAGGCGGGCTTCGCGCTCATAGTTGGCCGCCAGCCGGTCGTAAACTTCGTCCAGGTTGCCTGTGGCCTCGGCCGCTTCTGTCATGTGAACGAGGAGCGGCGGAAAAAGGCGGCCCTGGCTCTTGAGGGCCTGGCTGAGGGACCGCCCGCGGGCGATCTCCTGCCGGAGCGAGCGACAGGCATCCCGCAGGACCGGGCTGGCGGCTTCTCGTGCGAGGAGGTTCAGGCAGGCGAGCAGCGGTAACCCGGCGCGAAACAGCGAACTGAACTGGCGCAGGAAGACGACCAGGGTCTTAAGAGGCACGCCGCGCCGGGCCGGGTGCCAGCGGGCCGGGGTACGCTGCCGCGTCTTACGGACTGCTTCAATGTTCACCACAAAGAGCCCCTGGTTGTGCAGCTCTGTTACCGCCTCCGCCACCGTTTCCACGGCCAGATCGCCCTGCACGAGCTTCCCGGTGGCCGTACACGCCTGGTAGCGCACGTGCATCCTTACATCCCTGCCCGCGCCAGCTGGACAAACAGCGCCTGGTCGTTGGCGGCTGCCAGGGCTTCTTCGTAAGCTACGCTACCGGCTTGGTACAGGCGGGTCAGGCTGTGCTCCAGCGCCTGCATACCAGTTTGGCGGCCGGCCTGGATGACAGAAGGAAGTTGAAAGGTTTTCCCCTCCCGGATGAGATTGCGCACCGCCGGCGTGGCCACGAGAATCTCCAGGGCCGCCACGCGGCCGCTGCCCGTCTGCCGGGGGAGCAGGCGCTGGGCGACGATGCCCGCGAGCACCCCGGCCAGCTGGCTACGCACCTGGGGCTGCTGGTGGGCGGGGAAAACGTCGATGATCCGGTCCACCGTTTGAGCGGCGCTGGCCGTGTGGAGCGTAGAGAGCACCAGATGGCCGGTTTCGGCGGCGGTAAGGGCCGTGGCGATGGTGGTAAGATCCCGCATTTCCCCCACCAGGATCACATCGGGATCCTGGCGCAAGGCGGCACGCAGGCCGCTGGCGAAGCTTTCTGTATCGCGCCCCACCTCACGTTGGTTGATGAGGGCGCGCCGGTTCACATGCCGGTACTCCACCGGGTCTTCAATGGTGATGATGTGAAGGTCCCGGGTGCGGTTGAGGTGTTCGATACAGGCGGCGAGGGTGGTGGATTTGCCTGAACCCGTAGGCCCAGTGACCAGCAGCAACCCCTGCCGCTGCTCGGCCAAAACCGTAAGGCCGGCCGGTAGACCCAGTTCTTCCAGGGTGGGGACCCGCTGGGGCAGCAGGCGTATGGCAGCGGCCCAACCGCCCAGGCGGCGGTAAATGTTGAGGCGCAGGCGCAGGCTGGCCGTGGAGGCTGCTGTATCCAGCTCCCCTTTCTTCCCCAGCTCTTCCAGCTGGCCGGCCGGCAGAAGCGTGGTCAACCACTCCCGGAAGCCCTCCGCCGTTAGCACAGGCAGGTTGGTGCGCGCCAAGCGCCCGTCCACCCTGAGGAGCGGGGCTTCACCCGTGACGAGATGAATGTCCGAAGCGCCTTTTTGGGCCGCGAGTTCGAGAAGTTGCCGAAACACGTTCTTCCCCCGTTTCCTTACAGTGCCGCGCGGATTACTTCCGCGATGGTTGTTCGGCCGGCGAGGACTTTAGCCACGCCGTCTTGCAAGAGGGGAATCATACCTTCCTGGAGGGCGGCGGCACGGATTTCTTCAGCGCTGGCTTTGGCCAGAATAAGCCGGCGCAGTGCCGGGGTGACCACCATGCTCTCTTGAATCGCCGTGCGGCCCCAGTAGCCGGTATAGCGGCAGGCGGGACAACCGCGCCCCCGTTTGAGGGGCTCAGGCGGCCGGTCCGGGCCCAGCTCGAGGAGGGTCCACTCTTCGGGCTCAGGCAGGTACTCTTCCTCGCAGCGGGGGCAGACGCAGCGCACCAGCCGCTGGGCCACTACCCCCGCCAGGGCGGAAGCGACCAGGTACGGCTCGACGCCCATGTCGAGCAGCCGGGTAATGGTCCCGGCTGCGTCGTTGGTATGAAGCGTCGAGAGCACCAGGTGCCCGGTGAGCGCCGAGCGGATGGCGACGTCGGCCGTTTCGCTGTCCCGGATTTCCCCCACCATGATGATGTTAGGATCCTGGCGCAGGATGGCCCGTAGGCCGTTGGCGAAGTCGATACCGGCCTTGGGGTTGACCTGCACTTGGTTAATACCGGGTATCTGGTACTCCACCGGGTCCTCGATGGTGATAATGTTCTGCTGCGGGGTGTTTAAGGTGCGGAGTGCGGCGTACAGCGTGGTCGTTTTGCCGCAGCCGGTAGGGCCGGTTACCAGCACCATGCCGTACGGCCGGGCGATCAGCTGGCGGAAACCGGTCAGCGCCTGGGCGGCAAACCCCAGGGCGGAGAGGTTCATGATGCGCGTGGTTTTGTCAAGGAGCCTCAGCACCACCTTCTCGCCGCGGATGGTAGGGAGGGTGGAAACGCGCACATCGATTTCGTGCCCACCCTGCTTCAGCTCAATGCGCCCGTCCTGGGGCGCCCGGCGCTCGGCGATGTCCATGCCGGCCATAACCTTGATGCGGGAGACGAGGGGCCCCAGCACGCTGGAGTTAAGGTTGATCACCGGCTGCAGCACCCCGTCGATGCGGAAGCGGACACGGAGGTCCTCGTCCAGGGGCTCGATGTGAATGTCACTGGCCCGCGCCTCGACCGCTTGGGCAAAGAGCGAGTCAACTATGTTGATCGCGGCCGCCGAGTCTGTCCCGCTCGGACTGCCTGGGACGGGCTCTTCCCTTGTCCTGCTTTGGCTGAGGCGCCTCGACTCCTGGGCCACGTTTTCCAGGGCGCCGTAATGGTTCCGAATCTCCTGGGCAATCTCTTCTTCAGTTGCCACGGCCGGCCGGACCTCGTACCCGGAGGCCAACCGCACCTCATCGACGGCCACAACATTGAGCGGGTCGGCCATGGCGAGCAGGAGCGCGGACCCGCTTATTCTCAGCGGCAGCACTTGGTGCCTCCGCGCCAAGGTCCCCGGAATACTCCGGAGGGCCTCCTCTTCCGGCGGGAAATCGGCCAGCGTGACATGGGGTATACCGAGCTGAAACTCGAGCACCTCGGCGATCTGCCGAGGTGTAACATAACCAAGGCTTACCAGGGCCTGGCCCAGGCGCTCACCGGTTTCTTGCTGCCGCTTGAGGGCCTGGGCAAGCTGGTCCCGGGTGAGAAGCCCTTGGTCGACGAGCAGATCCCCCAACCGCGGCGGTTGGGAAAAAACTGTTGTCTCAGCCACGTTGCCCACCTCATCACCTAAGTCTTATTCGCCATGTGGGACCAGAATCCTCCTTTAGGACCATGATTTTCTACACAAATTAAACTGCCCCAAACCGGCCGAGGCATAAAAAAATCGCGCCGCAGCGCGATTATGTTCACTGGTGCGCCCAGAGGGAATCGAACCCCCGCACCCAGATCCGGAGTCTGGTGCTCTATCCACTGAGCTACGGGCGCCTATCTCAAACAACACTTATTATACATCAAGCGCGCGGAAATTTCCACCCCTATTTTTTGTTCAGCAGCTTACTCCAGGTGCTGACCACCTCGTGGACCCGGCGTGACCGGTCTTCTTCGGGCAGATGCGCTGCTTCCCGTAGACAGCTTTCCAGCTGCTCTTCCAGGAGGTAATCGCG
Coding sequences:
- a CDS encoding PilN domain-containing protein, which gives rise to MHSHTAPRLNLLPPAYVAERRRRRKVTAFFLSCLLLAALLALPAGRFHQEATQLRREQEALAGKLTPLRALAAARQKLQAETERAEKREAFLLQKQEEGLNPLPHLAALEALLPPGVTLASLSLEKNALSLTGTTLEPQEVAVLLANVQATFGSGVRLQGWERREDGRYYFELGGEARFK
- the pilM gene encoding type IV pilus biogenesis protein PilM, coding for MGQVLGLDIGSAAVKFAEVACGRREPQLVRSGVIATPAGTVADGQVLQPAELGRVIQKALQRAGCRARRVACAVNGSGLLLRLVELPPLSPAQLKTSLRWELERYVPYAATAVEYDVQPLEMLPDKAVALLATAPQAVVTSLLSTLAAARLVPEVLEPGPLALLRFIGSHSAADASADPFLILDLGAASVKIIVQNKGRLEFARTITLKEFGTGADAWERVVGEIRRSADYFFLQQHRGAPHFGTCLCTGGLVHETAFLAQLEAGLGIPVQVAGEKAVGEGNSHQVPGHLLATAVGLALGEVEKHAFSHRATT
- a CDS encoding late competence development ComFB family protein: MQLVNCMEAAVAAHFSEVARRFPEACRCPRCRLDVLALALNALPPRYVVSETGEVYARAEQLSQQYNADIAIALTRAFSQVLAAPRHQKGEGEA
- a CDS encoding type II secretion system protein J, which encodes MKKGLNWLPWRCRQSKAAGGRAGFTLVEVLVAVSLTALLMTGLASLFQAQLKAVHNENLQSDALQSAWVALSWLERDLKAARAVTLAGDGTKIYLEVPQVQRPVESYLRPHWEEVTYTLVGDQLQRSLHGSHNPVAEGIAAFTCSLAENGRVVAVRLVARAAGRPVEVATKVWLRNKKG
- a CDS encoding prepilin-type N-terminal cleavage/methylation domain-containing protein, which codes for MRRRGNAGFTLVELLFVLALIGVLSLAAVPQGSRLLTFFSLQQAARELAGTLRELQNRAVVEERAYYIQFIYSLDHGRDGYRAGPFGEKGVFHRLPEGISIANNYLQPKTPLLFYPSGSPNTGASIPLQNKQGGLLTVKVMVATGRVRVVQGLGG
- a CDS encoding A24 family peptidase → MKAEAATKLFMESRLHRMHTEEINMALPVPPLSFLLALLGLTVGSFLNVVAHRLPRGESLLRPRSRCPKCGHTLAAWDLVPVLSFLWLRGRCRFCRAPISPRYPAVELCTGAFFVAAGLLLAPTWQLLRTLALGSLFITASLIDLDTLVLPDAFTLGGAALALLLPPGPRPAYLLGALAGCALLLFIAWASRGGMGGGDVKLGLALGAFLGWPNVLPALFLAFFLGAAAGIGLILAKKKRRSDAVPFGPFLVAGGLGAALWGTELLELYFRYVWR
- a CDS encoding competence type IV pilus major pilin ComGC; translated protein: MRRLLKNQGGFTLIELLIVVLIIGVLAGIAVPQVAGRSDEAKATACKANMKQIETALESYYLDNQKYPSTDHLDDLTDRYLKGIPQCPAGKKQYEYESKDDKTFTLTCEHHEYEVTQSSETWGEDSSEGGSGN
- a CDS encoding type II secretion system F family protein, which encodes MHVRYQACTATGKLVQGDLAVETVAEAVTELHNQGLFVVNIEAVRKTRQRTPARWHPARRGVPLKTLVVFLRQFSSLFRAGLPLLACLNLLAREAASPVLRDACRSLRQEIARGRSLSQALKSQGRLFPPLLVHMTEAAEATGNLDEVYDRLAANYEREARLREKLGSAAAYPVFVLCLAVAVSLLMVRLVLPQFLSLLGDVQAALPAPTRLLLALGEPRRQLRLLLAGGILTALASILLATRRGSRWRDGRVLKLPLIGPLLLRAHLARFCRSLSLALRSGIPLVAALDLVKRTALNHVFVSELERIQAGIQRGGTLADLFAQSRIFPGPLVQMVRVGEEAGNLEEMLAEVGAFYERELDHYLAVLTAVAEPALILFVGGIVGFIVLALMLPLLSSLAMVT
- a CDS encoding type IV pilus twitching motility protein PilT, with the protein product MFRQLLELAAQKGASDIHLVTGEAPLLRVDGRLARTNLPVLTAEGFREWLTTLLPAGQLEELGKKGELDTAASTASLRLRLNIYRRLGGWAAAIRLLPQRVPTLEELGLPAGLTVLAEQRQGLLLVTGPTGSGKSTTLAACIEHLNRTRDLHIITIEDPVEYRHVNRRALINQREVGRDTESFASGLRAALRQDPDVILVGEMRDLTTIATALTAAETGHLVLSTLHTASAAQTVDRIIDVFPAHQQPQVRSQLAGVLAGIVAQRLLPRQTGSGRVAALEILVATPAVRNLIREGKTFQLPSVIQAGRQTGMQALEHSLTRLYQAGSVAYEEALAAANDQALFVQLARAGM
- a CDS encoding GspE/PulE family protein — protein: MAETTVFSQPPRLGDLLVDQGLLTRDQLAQALKRQQETGERLGQALVSLGYVTPRQIAEVLEFQLGIPHVTLADFPPEEEALRSIPGTLARRHQVLPLRISGSALLLAMADPLNVVAVDEVRLASGYEVRPAVATEEEIAQEIRNHYGALENVAQESRRLSQSRTREEPVPGSPSGTDSAAAINIVDSLFAQAVEARASDIHIEPLDEDLRVRFRIDGVLQPVINLNSSVLGPLVSRIKVMAGMDIAERRAPQDGRIELKQGGHEIDVRVSTLPTIRGEKVVLRLLDKTTRIMNLSALGFAAQALTGFRQLIARPYGMVLVTGPTGCGKTTTLYAALRTLNTPQQNIITIEDPVEYQIPGINQVQVNPKAGIDFANGLRAILRQDPNIIMVGEIRDSETADVAIRSALTGHLVLSTLHTNDAAGTITRLLDMGVEPYLVASALAGVVAQRLVRCVCPRCEEEYLPEPEEWTLLELGPDRPPEPLKRGRGCPACRYTGYWGRTAIQESMVVTPALRRLILAKASAEEIRAAALQEGMIPLLQDGVAKVLAGRTTIAEVIRAAL